The genomic region GGTGAACGCCGTCGTGGTCAACCGCGTCGTGCCGAACCCGGCCGGCTACGCGCCGGGCAAGGCGGACCCGGCCGCCGGCGGCGGTGAGGTGGTGCTGACGATCGGCTGGGGCATGGTGAACCGGATCGATCTGGAGCCCGCCGTCTGCGCCGACCCGAACTGCGAAGCCGACCACGGCTACACCGGGTCCGTCGCCGCCGACGACATCTCGTTGCGGATCAGCGCGGCGGCCGACGGCCCGGCCGGGATCCAGCAGGCGCTCGACTTCGCCGCGGCACTGTCGTTCGCGACCAGCAGGTAGCCGCCGTGCCCGGCCCGCCGACGGTCCTGCCCGCGTACGGCGGCGGCTCGCTGGCCGACGTCCTGCCGTCGGTCGCCGGCGCGCTGTCGGTCCCCGGTGAGCAGAACCAGCTCGGCCTTCCCCCCGCGTCCCGGTACGCCGTACTCCTGCTCGACGGCCTCGGGTGGAACCTGCTGCAGCGGCACGCCGAGCTCGCGCCGTACCTGTCCTCGTTGACCGCGCGGGCGCTGACGGCCGGCGTACCGTCGACCACCGCGGCGAGCCTGACCAGTCTCGGGACGGGGCTGCCGCCGGGGGCGCACGGGATCGTCGGGTACTCCTCGATCGTGCCGGAGACCGGGGGACTGCTGAACGCGCTCGCCTGGGACGCGCCGGTCGATCCGCGCCGGTGGCAACCGCATCCGACGGTCTTCGAGCGGATCGCCGCCGCCGGAGTGGCGACGCGCAACGTGAGCAAGGCCCGCTTCGACAAGTCGGGGCTGACCGCGGCGGCGTTCCGGGGGAGTGCGCACCGGGGCGCGGACACCGTCGACGACCGGCTGGACGCGACCAGGTTCGCGAGCCGCGAGGGCAGCTCCTCGCTGGTGTACGTATACGACTCGCAGCTCGACTACACCGGCCACGGACAGGGATGCGAATCGTGGCAGTGGCGCAAGGAGCTGACCGCGGCCGACTCGTTCGCGCAGCGGGTGCGTGCGGCGCTGCCGCGCGACGCCGTCCTGGTCGTGGTCGCCGACCACGGCATGATCGACGTCGCGCCGGACGACCGGATCGACCTCGACGCGGACCCGACGCTCACCGACGGCCTCCGGCTGATCGGCGGCGAGTCCCGCTTTCGCCACCTGTACTGCGTACCGGGCGCCGAGCAGGACGTCGCGACCCGGTACCGAGAGCTGCTCGGCGACCGGGCGCTCGTGCTGTCCCGGGCCGAGGCGGCCGCACGCGGGTGGTTCGGGCCCGTGGAGGAGCGCGTCGCGCCGCGGATCGGGGACGTCGTGGTGGCCTCGCTCGGTCCGGTCGCGCTGGTCGCGGGCCGGCGGTTCCCGCAGGAAGCAGGCTTGATCGGCCTGCACGGCTCGCTGACCGAGGACGAGATGGCCATTCCGCTCCTGGTCGACGCGGGCTAGCAGCTTTCCCGCGGTCGAGGGCGGTCGGCTAGAAGCTCCAGACGTTCCAGTAGAACGAAGCGGCGGCGACCTGCGCCTCGGCGTCCTGGGCTTTCACCGTCACCTTGTACCGGCCCGCGCCGCGCAGCAGCACACCGGTGATCCAGCCCCGTTCGGCGTCGATCGTCAGGCCCGGCGGCAAGCCGACCGCGGAGTAGCTGATGTCGCCCTTGCTGCTGGACCCCTTGATCTGCAGCGGAACCGCGGGCAGCCCGCCGACGCCGAGCTGCTCGGACGGTTTGGTGACGGTGACGCCGGAGGCCGAGGTGGTCGTCGTGGCGCCGACTGCCTCGGCGGCGTCGACCAGTCCCTCGCCGTAGTACGAGTTGTTCGCTGCCGAGCCGGCGCACTCGCCGCCGGAGGCGACCGGGCAGGCCAGGTCGTTGGCCTGGGCGGCCAGCCGGGCCCGGACCTGCTCGGGCGTCAGCTTCGGATTCGCGCTGCGCAGCAGGGCGGCGACGCCGGCGACGTGCGGCGCGGCCATCGACGTACCGTCGAGGCTCTGGTAGCCGCCGCCCGGGATGGTCGAGTAGACGTCCTCGCCGGGAGCGGCGACGGAGATCTTGGCGGCGCCGTAGTTGGAGAAGTTGGACTTCTGGCTCGACGAGTCCACCGAGGCCACCACGACGACGTTCGGCAGCTCGGTCGGCAGGCTGAGGCACTCGTTGGTCACCGTGCGCGGCCCGGGCTGGGAGTCGTTCGGGCTGGTGTCGTCCTCGCCCTTCTCGGCCAGGTCGTAGTTCTCGTTGCCCGCGGCGGCGACGTTCACCACGCCCTTGCTGTCCGCGTACGCGACCGAGCGACGGACCGCCTCGGCGATCGCGTCCTGGTCCGGATCGGTCGGGCAGGCGAACAGCCAGGGATCGACGTAGTAGCTGTTGTTGGTGATCGACACGCCCTTGTCGGCGGCGAACACGAACGCGCAGACCGTGTTCTCCGGGAAGAACAGCTGGCTGCCGGCCTCGGCGACCCGGATCGAGGAGATCCGCGCCCCCGGTGCGACCCCGACCATGCCCTTGCCGTTCTTGGCGGCGGCGATCGAGCCGGCCACGTGGGTGCCGTGCTCGCCGACCGGCCGCCACGCCCCGGGCCGGACGTCGGTCTTGCCGTACGCGCAGGACGCCGAGCGGGCCGCGTCGAAGTTCGGCCGCAGATCCGGGTGCTGGTCGTCGACGCCGGTGTCCAGGACGGCGACGGTGACGGCCTTGGAGCCCGGGTTGACCGCCCAGGCCTTGTCGGCGCCGATCTGCTCCATGTCGGAGCGTGGGATCTCCGGCGACTCGTCCGGCCTCACCGGCGCCGCCGGGGGGACGGCCGGGTTCGCCGCGGCCGCCGGAACGTCCGACGTCCGGGTCGCGCCGACCTTCTGCACCCCACCGACCGAGCGCAGCTTGGCGGCGAAGTCGGCGGTGGCCGAGTGCACGACCAGCACCCCGATCGCGTCGTACCGGGCGTACACGCTGCCGCCGTTGGCGGTGATCGCCGAGCTGACCGCGGCGGTCTGCTTCGGCGCGGTGATCACGAAGTACGCCCGCAACCCGGCCTCCGACCTCGCCGGCACGGCTGCGGTGGCAGGCACGGCGACACCGACCGCCACCAGACCGCACGACAGGACGAGCGACACCACGGAGTACAGAGCTTTGCGCACGACCAAGTAGAACCTGCCGAACCCCCAGAACGAAAGCCGACGCACCCCGGGGTCGCTGACCCGGGAGGCACTTTGGCAGGATGGGCGCCCGTGGCTGAGCTGCTCTACTTCACCGGGACCATGGACTGCGGCAAATCCACCCTCGCGCTGCAGATGGATCACAACCACAAGGCGCGGGGACGGCAGGGGCGGATCTTCACCAGTCACGACCGGGCCGGGGAGTCGGTGCTGTCGTCGCGGCTGGGGCTGGCCGCGGAGGCGATCGAGGTGCGGCCGGACTTCGACTTCTGGGAGTACGTCGTCGGCGAGCTGACCCACGGTGGCCGGATCGACTACGCGGTCTGCGACGAGGCGCAGTTCTACCAGCCCGAGCAGGTCGAGCAGCTGGCGCGGATGGTCGACGAGCTGCAGATCGACGTGTTCTGCTTCGGCATCCTGACCGATTTCCGGGCGACGCTGTTCCCGGGCTCGGCCCGGCTGGTCGAGCTCGCCGACCGGATGGAGCTGCTGCAGGTCGAGGCGCTGTGCTGGTGCGGCGAGCGGGCCACCCACAACGCCCGGACCAGCGGCGGCGAGATGGTCACCGAAGGCGAGCAGCTGGTGGTCGGCGACATCGAGCAGGACGACCGTCAGCTCGCCTACGAGGTGCTCTGCCGCCGGCACCACCGGCGCCGGCTGACCGCGGCCAAGGCCCGTGCGACGCTGTCTCCCGAGGTTCTCCCGTTCGGAGGTTCCGCATGAACCCGTTGATCACCGCCGGCGAGCTGCTCGACGCCCCGGACGACGTCGTCGTCATCGACGTCACCTGGAACCTGGCCGGCCCGCCCGGCCGCGAGGCGTACGACGCCGGCCACGTGCCGGGCGCGCACTTCGTCGACCTGGACACCGAGCTGGCCGGCCCGCCCGGCGACGGGGGCCGGCACCCGTTGCCGTCCGCAAGCGTCGTCGAGGCCGCCCTGCGCCGTGCGGGCGCCGGGCCGGACAGCTCCGTCGTCGTCTACGACGCCGCGAACTCGATGGCCGCCGCCCGGGCACGCTGGGTGTTCCGGTACTTCGGTCTGCGCGACGTGCGCGTGCTCGACGGCGGGCTCGCGGCCTGGCGCGCGGCCGGGGGAGAGGTCAGCACCGAGGTGCCCGCCGACGCGGCCGGATCGTTTGTCGCCGTACCGGGTGGGCTGCCGGTGCTGGACGCGGCCGGCGCGGCCGAGCTGGCGTCGTCGGGCGTGCTGCTGGACGCGCGGGCGCCGGAGCGGTTCGCCGGGGAGGTCGAGCCGATGGACAAGGTCGCCGGGCACATCCCGGGCGCGGTGAACGCGCCGACGACCGGCAACGTCGGCCCCGACGGCCGGTTCCTGCCCGCCGACGACCTCCGGGCCCGCTTCGCCGCGCTCGGCGCCGACGGCTCCCGGCCCGTCGGGGCGTACTGCGGGTCGGGCGTCACCGCGGCCCACGAGTCGCTCGCGCTGGAGATCGCCGGTCTCGACGCTGCTGTCTACGTCGGCTCGTGGTCGGAGTGGATCACCGACCCCGACCGCCCTGTCGCCACCGGCCCGGCCTGACCGTCGGCCGGCGCGCCCAGGTACTCCGCACCCGCGCACGCACCGACGCACCTGACCACGCACTTGACCACGCACCGGCGAGCTCGACCACGCACGGGCGCACACCCGCGCGCCTCAGCGGGTCCGGTAGCGCGCGTAGACCAGTCCGCTGTCGAAGGCGCGTTGCTCGACCAGAACCGGTGACGCGCCCCACGGGGTGCAGCCAGGCCTTTCGAGCAGGGTGGTAACGCGGGATCGGCTGCTTGACTTCGTTGCGGCCCGGTCGCAGGCTCGAGAGCAATCGATTTCCCGCCCCGGTCGAGGAGTCCCCTGATGCCCGAGCCGATGATGCGACGTACCTTCTTGAGAGCCGCCGCGGGGGCGGGGGCGTTGCTCGCCGCGCCTGGTGCCGCCTCCGCTGCCACCACACGGAGCTCCGCCGCCGGCGTGCAGGCGGTGCTGACGACCAAGGTCGCCGACCTGACCGGGCCCGGGCTGACCGACCGGTTCCGGATGGCCGCCACCGATCTCGGAATTCCGGCGCGAACGCCGGACGGGCGGATGCTGTTCATGTTCGGCGACACCTTCGAGCAGCCGTACGTCGGCGGCGGCTGGTGGCGGTCGCCGGTCGCGTTGTGGTCGACGACGACCGACCTGGCGGGCGGGGTGAGATGGTCGGGGGCGGTTGGGGGAGCGGCGGCGCAGCAGCTGTGGGACTACCCGCACGACAACCCG from Kribbella flavida DSM 17836 harbors:
- a CDS encoding alkaline phosphatase family protein, producing the protein MPGPPTVLPAYGGGSLADVLPSVAGALSVPGEQNQLGLPPASRYAVLLLDGLGWNLLQRHAELAPYLSSLTARALTAGVPSTTAASLTSLGTGLPPGAHGIVGYSSIVPETGGLLNALAWDAPVDPRRWQPHPTVFERIAAAGVATRNVSKARFDKSGLTAAAFRGSAHRGADTVDDRLDATRFASREGSSSLVYVYDSQLDYTGHGQGCESWQWRKELTAADSFAQRVRAALPRDAVLVVVADHGMIDVAPDDRIDLDADPTLTDGLRLIGGESRFRHLYCVPGAEQDVATRYRELLGDRALVLSRAEAAARGWFGPVEERVAPRIGDVVVASLGPVALVAGRRFPQEAGLIGLHGSLTEDEMAIPLLVDAG
- a CDS encoding S8 family peptidase codes for the protein MRKALYSVVSLVLSCGLVAVGVAVPATAAVPARSEAGLRAYFVITAPKQTAAVSSAITANGGSVYARYDAIGVLVVHSATADFAAKLRSVGGVQKVGATRTSDVPAAAANPAVPPAAPVRPDESPEIPRSDMEQIGADKAWAVNPGSKAVTVAVLDTGVDDQHPDLRPNFDAARSASCAYGKTDVRPGAWRPVGEHGTHVAGSIAAAKNGKGMVGVAPGARISSIRVAEAGSQLFFPENTVCAFVFAADKGVSITNNSYYVDPWLFACPTDPDQDAIAEAVRRSVAYADSKGVVNVAAAGNENYDLAEKGEDDTSPNDSQPGPRTVTNECLSLPTELPNVVVVASVDSSSQKSNFSNYGAAKISVAAPGEDVYSTIPGGGYQSLDGTSMAAPHVAGVAALLRSANPKLTPEQVRARLAAQANDLACPVASGGECAGSAANNSYYGEGLVDAAEAVGATTTTSASGVTVTKPSEQLGVGGLPAVPLQIKGSSSKGDISYSAVGLPPGLTIDAERGWITGVLLRGAGRYKVTVKAQDAEAQVAAASFYWNVWSF
- a CDS encoding thymidine kinase, whose amino-acid sequence is MAELLYFTGTMDCGKSTLALQMDHNHKARGRQGRIFTSHDRAGESVLSSRLGLAAEAIEVRPDFDFWEYVVGELTHGGRIDYAVCDEAQFYQPEQVEQLARMVDELQIDVFCFGILTDFRATLFPGSARLVELADRMELLQVEALCWCGERATHNARTSGGEMVTEGEQLVVGDIEQDDRQLAYEVLCRRHHRRRLTAAKARATLSPEVLPFGGSA
- a CDS encoding sulfurtransferase, encoding MNPLITAGELLDAPDDVVVIDVTWNLAGPPGREAYDAGHVPGAHFVDLDTELAGPPGDGGRHPLPSASVVEAALRRAGAGPDSSVVVYDAANSMAAARARWVFRYFGLRDVRVLDGGLAAWRAAGGEVSTEVPADAAGSFVAVPGGLPVLDAAGAAELASSGVLLDARAPERFAGEVEPMDKVAGHIPGAVNAPTTGNVGPDGRFLPADDLRARFAALGADGSRPVGAYCGSGVTAAHESLALEIAGLDAAVYVGSWSEWITDPDRPVATGPA